The Mycolicibacterium mageritense genome contains a region encoding:
- a CDS encoding MBL fold metallo-hydrolase: MLRAALRLGVRSASLLAGGWLVRALSGTSAAVGARPRDIRPVARRSPQYADGVFINIEPAAPGISMDREERRLLITEMFGSRGASWPRGTIPLADPADGPAGECAVSWYGHSSALLEVDGYRVLADPIWSRRCSPSRVVGPSRLHEPPLALDALPAIDAIIISHDHYDHLDIDTVIGLARTQRAPFVVPLGIGAHLRKWGIPESRIVELDWNESHRIGELTLVCTPARHFSGRMFKRNTTLWASWVIAGPAHRAFFGGDTGYTKSFSEIGSQHGPFDLTLMPIGAYHPAWPDIHMNPEEAVRAHLDVTESGLLVPIHWATFRLAPHPWAEPVHRLLAAAEPAGVQLALPKPGQRVDRDSPVVDPWWQL, encoded by the coding sequence ATGCTCCGCGCGGCGCTGCGGTTGGGCGTCCGGTCGGCATCCCTGCTGGCCGGTGGCTGGCTGGTGCGCGCACTGAGCGGCACCTCGGCGGCCGTCGGAGCGAGACCGCGGGACATCCGGCCGGTGGCCCGGCGGTCACCGCAGTACGCCGACGGCGTGTTCATCAACATCGAACCGGCCGCGCCGGGCATCAGCATGGACCGCGAAGAGCGTCGCCTGCTGATCACTGAGATGTTCGGATCTCGTGGCGCGAGCTGGCCTCGCGGCACCATCCCGCTGGCCGACCCGGCCGACGGGCCGGCAGGGGAGTGCGCGGTGTCGTGGTACGGCCATTCCAGCGCCCTGCTGGAGGTCGACGGATACCGCGTGCTTGCCGATCCGATCTGGAGCCGACGCTGCTCGCCGTCGCGAGTGGTCGGGCCCTCGCGCCTGCACGAGCCGCCACTGGCGTTGGACGCGTTGCCCGCGATCGACGCGATCATCATCAGCCACGACCATTACGACCACCTCGACATCGACACCGTGATCGGGCTGGCCCGTACCCAGCGGGCACCGTTCGTGGTGCCGCTCGGCATCGGGGCGCACCTGCGCAAGTGGGGCATTCCCGAGTCGCGCATCGTCGAGTTGGACTGGAACGAAAGCCATCGCATCGGCGAGCTGACCCTGGTGTGCACCCCGGCGCGGCACTTCTCGGGGCGCATGTTCAAGCGCAACACCACGTTGTGGGCATCGTGGGTGATCGCCGGGCCTGCGCATCGCGCATTCTTCGGCGGGGATACCGGCTACACCAAGAGCTTCAGTGAGATCGGTTCGCAGCACGGACCTTTCGACCTGACCCTGATGCCCATCGGGGCCTACCACCCGGCCTGGCCCGACATCCACATGAACCCCGAGGAGGCCGTGCGCGCACACCTCGACGTCACCGAGTCCGGGCTGCTGGTCCCGATCCACTGGGCGACGTTCCGGCTCGCGCCGCATCCGTGGGCCGAGCCCGTGCACCGGTTGCTGGCCGCGGCCGAACCGGCCGGTGTGCAGCTGGCGCTGCCCAAGCCCGGGCAGCGGGTGGACCGGGATTCACCGGTTGTCGATCCGTGGTGGCAGTTGTGA
- a CDS encoding serine hydrolase: protein MRAYSPVVDTKRVLALAVSLVLLGGCAERTAPALIDEPPPLVPAMPLPENAVDNAVAKLDGLADELMSKSGVPGLAVAVVHGGKTVYAKGFGVKDVRAGTGEDNRVGPGTVFQLASLSKPLSASVVAQQVGVGAVGWDTPVVDKLPWFALSDPAVTRMVTVGDLFSHRSGLPDHAGDLLEDMGYDRRQVLDRLRQLPLGPFRISYAYTNFGLTAGAEAVAMAAGKPWDVLADDAVFGPLGMTSTSYRFADFEARTDRALGHIRIDGGYRPDFVRDADPQAPAGGVSSSVDDVARWLAMVLGNGTHDGEKIIDEAALLPALTPQVTSDRATQPAMRSGFYGYGFNVGTTSAARTQLSHSGAFELGAGTNLLILPSADVAIVALTNATPSGVPEALTAQFADLVQFGEVRQDWYELYSKGLAPLSAPVGSLVGKQPPAHPAPAAPLSRYVGDYTNPYWGTARVTEHGGALTLALGPKLTVPLKHWDGDVFTFAFVTENSPPGSVSKATFAGAKLVLEYYDEDGMGTFTR, encoded by the coding sequence ATGCGGGCATACTCGCCTGTTGTGGACACCAAGCGGGTTCTCGCGCTGGCCGTGAGTCTGGTCCTGCTGGGCGGGTGCGCCGAGCGCACCGCCCCGGCACTCATCGATGAACCGCCACCGCTCGTGCCTGCCATGCCGTTGCCGGAGAACGCCGTTGACAACGCGGTCGCCAAACTGGACGGCCTCGCTGACGAACTGATGTCGAAGTCCGGCGTCCCCGGCCTGGCCGTTGCCGTGGTACACGGAGGAAAGACCGTCTACGCCAAAGGGTTTGGAGTCAAAGACGTCAGGGCCGGTACCGGTGAGGACAATCGGGTGGGCCCCGGCACAGTGTTCCAGCTGGCGTCCTTGTCGAAGCCGTTGAGCGCCTCGGTGGTGGCCCAGCAGGTGGGGGTCGGGGCCGTCGGCTGGGACACGCCCGTCGTCGACAAGCTGCCCTGGTTCGCGCTGTCGGATCCGGCGGTGACCCGGATGGTGACGGTCGGTGACCTGTTCTCGCACCGTTCGGGATTGCCCGACCATGCCGGTGATCTGCTGGAGGACATGGGGTACGACCGACGCCAGGTGCTCGACCGGTTACGTCAGCTGCCGCTCGGCCCGTTCCGGATTTCCTACGCCTACACCAACTTCGGGCTGACCGCCGGGGCCGAGGCGGTCGCGATGGCCGCGGGCAAGCCGTGGGACGTGCTGGCCGACGACGCGGTCTTCGGGCCGCTGGGCATGACGTCGACGAGCTACCGGTTCGCCGACTTCGAGGCCCGGACCGACCGCGCGCTCGGGCACATCCGCATCGACGGCGGCTACCGCCCGGACTTCGTGCGCGACGCTGACCCGCAGGCGCCCGCGGGTGGGGTCAGCTCGTCGGTCGACGACGTCGCGCGCTGGTTGGCGATGGTGCTGGGCAACGGAACTCACGACGGTGAGAAGATCATCGACGAGGCCGCGCTGTTGCCCGCGCTGACGCCGCAGGTGACGTCCGATCGCGCGACGCAGCCCGCTATGCGGTCGGGCTTCTACGGTTACGGTTTCAACGTGGGCACCACGTCGGCCGCGCGGACCCAGCTCAGCCACTCGGGCGCGTTCGAACTCGGCGCGGGCACCAACCTGCTGATCCTGCCGTCGGCGGATGTGGCCATCGTGGCGCTGACCAATGCCACGCCGTCGGGGGTGCCCGAGGCGCTCACCGCGCAGTTCGCCGACCTCGTACAGTTCGGCGAGGTCCGCCAGGATTGGTATGAGCTGTACAGCAAGGGTCTTGCGCCGTTGTCCGCGCCCGTCGGATCGCTCGTCGGCAAGCAGCCCCCCGCGCATCCCGCGCCTGCCGCGCCATTGTCACGTTACGTCGGCGATTACACCAACCCGTACTGGGGCACCGCACGCGTCACCGAGCACGGCGGTGCGCTGACGCTCGCGCTGGGCCCGAAACTGACCGTGCCGCTGAAACATTGGGACGGTGACGTGTTCACGTTCGCGTTCGTCACCGAGAACTCGCCTCCGGGCTCGGTTTCGAAGGCGACCTTCGCAGGCGCGAAACTTGTTCTGGAGTATTACGACGAGGACGGGATGGGGACTTTCACGCGATGA